The Neovison vison isolate M4711 chromosome 5, ASM_NN_V1, whole genome shotgun sequence genome includes a region encoding these proteins:
- the TMEM199 gene encoding transmembrane protein 199, translating to MASCLLAGERLVRALGPGGELEPEKLPRKLRAELEAALGKKHKDGDFSSGPARLVSFRLIRDLHQYLRESGSTLYLHELLEGSEIYLPEVVKPPRNPELVARLEKIKIQLANEEYKRITYNVTCKDSRHGGTLSELGKQVRSVKALVITIFNFIVTVAAAFVCTYLGSQYIFTEMASRVLAALIVASVVGLAELYVMVRAMEGELGEL from the exons ATGGCGTCTTGCTTGCTGGCAGGTGAGCGACTGGTTCGCGCTTTGGGCCCCGGTGGGGAGCTGGAGCCAGAGAAGCTGCCCCGGAAGCTGCGGGCAGAACTTGAAGCTGCGCTAGGGAAGAAACACAAGGACGGTGATTTTTCCAGTGGCCCCGCTCGCCTGGTTTCCTTCCGACTGATCCGAGATCTGCATCAGTATCTGAGAGAGAGTG GTTCCACACTATACCTTCATGAGCTCCTAGAAGGCAGTGAAATCTATCTCCCAGAGGTGGTGAAGCCTCCCAGG AACCCAGAGCTAGTTGCCCGTTTGGAGAAGATTAAGATACAGCTGGCCAATGAGGAATATAAGCGGATCACATACAACGTCACCTGTAAG GATTCAAGACATGGTGGGACTCTTAGTGAACTGGGAAAGCAAG TGAGGTCAGTGAAAGCTCTGGTCATCACCATCTTCAACTTTATTGTCACGGTGGCAGCTGCCTTCGTCTGTACTTACCTTGGAAGCCAGTACATCTTCACAGAAATGGCCTCA CGGGTACTAGCTGCCTTGATCGTGGCCTCTGTGGTGGGCCTGGCCGAGCTTTATGTCATGGTGCGGGCAATGGAAGGCGAGTTGGGAGAGCTTTAA
- the POLDIP2 gene encoding polymerase delta-interacting protein 2, with protein MAGCVARRALAVGSRWWSRSLTGARGPRPLCSAGGAGAFPPAATTTTRRHLSSRNRPEGKVLETVGVFEVPKQNGKYETGQLFLHSVFGYRGVVLFPWQARLYDRDVASTAPEKAENPAGHGSKEVKGKTHTYYQVLIDARDCPHISQRSQTEAVTFLANHDDSRALYAIPGLDYVSHEDILPYTSTDQVPIQHELFERFLLYDQTKSPPFVARETLRAWQEKNHPWLELSDVHRETTENIRVTVIPFYMGMREAQNSHVYWWRYCIRLENLDSDVVQLRERHWRIFSLSGTLETVRGRGVVGREPVLSKEQPAFQYSSHVSLQASSGHMWGTFRFERPDGSHFDVRIPPFSLESNKDEKTPPSGLHW; from the exons ATGGCGGGCTGTGTGGCCCGGCGAGCCCTGGCGGTGGGCAGCCGCTGGTGGTCCCGCTCGCTAACCGGGGCCCGAGGGCCGAGGCCGCTCTGTTCGGCAGGTGGAGCTGGGGCCTTCCCACCAGCGGCGACCACGACGACGCGGAGGCACCTCTCGTCCCG GAATCGACCAGAGGGCAAAGTTTTGGAGACGGTTGGTGTATTTGAGGTGCCAAAACAGAATGGAAAATACGAGACTGGGCAG CTCTTCCTTCATAGTGTTTTTGGCTACCGAGGTGTTGTCCTGTTTCCCTGGCAGGCCAGACTGTATGACCGGGATGTGGCTTCTACAGCTCCAGAAAA AGCAGAGAATCCTGCAGGCCATGGCTCTAAGGAGGTGAAAGGCAAAACTCACACTTACTATCAGGTGCTGATTGATGCCCGAGACTGTCCACATATA TCTCAGAGATCTCAGACAGAAGCTGTGACTTTCTTGGCTAACCATGATGATAGCCGGGCCCTCTATGCCATCCCAG GCCTGGACTATGTCAGCCATGAAGACATCCTCCCCTATACCTCCACAGATCAGGTTCCCATCCAGCATGAGCTGTTTGAAAGATTTCTTCTGTACGACCAGACAAAAT CACCCCCTTTTGTGGCCCGGGAGACGCTCCGGGCCTGGCAAGAGAAGAATCACCCTTGGCTGGAGCTCTCTGATGTCCACCGGGAAACAACTGAGAACATTCGTGTCACCGTCATCCCCTTCTACATGGGCATGAGG gaaGCCCAGAATTCCCATGTCTACTGG TGGCGCTACTGTATCCGCTTAGAGAACCTCGACAGTGACGTGGTGCAGCTCCGGGAGCGACACTGGAGAATATTCAGTTTATCTGGCACCTTGGAGACAGTGCGAGGCCGAGGCGTGGTGGGAAGG GAACCTGTGTTATCGAAGGAGCAGCCTGCGTTCCAGTACAGCAGCCACGTCTCCTTGCAAGCTTCCAGCGGGCACATGTG GGGCACATTCCGCTTCGAGAGGCCTGATGGCTCCCACTTTGATGTCCGgatccctcccttctccctggaaAGCAATAAAGATGAGAAGACACCACCATCAGGCCTTCACTGGTAG